In a genomic window of Gadus chalcogrammus isolate NIFS_2021 chromosome 17, NIFS_Gcha_1.0, whole genome shotgun sequence:
- the LOC130370100 gene encoding zinc finger protein RFP-like, which yields MASANASWSEENFSCSICLDVFSSPVSTPCGHNFCRTCINKFWDGQVQYKCPVCNKVFDTRPDPQVNILVSELAAQFRTTVQVKEQPCVESSEVPCDVCTGSQLKAVKSCLVCLVSYCQTHLEPHQRVTGLKKHRLVEPMDRLEDRMCKKHNRLLELFCQTEEVCVCQSCTEGDHRSHPVVPLKEEYEVKMAQLGKMEAEVSQMIQERKVKIKEIRDAVERSKADADREIADGVQVLTALMRCIEKCQDDLNKMVKDRLKSTEKQAEDLIKELEQEIEDLANRSSEVKQLSHTKDLLHFIQAFRSLKDPPPTRDWTTVEVRPPSYVATLRRSLDQLEETLNMEMKKLRDDVELKRVQQYEVDVTLDPDTAHPRLILSGDGKQVHDGGVAKKLPDNPKRLTYYACVLMRQSFSSGRFYFEVQVKDKTACYLGVVRESINRKGWTRWTPETGYWTLYYDKDGLVFNGNPAVRLPLRAELQKVGVFVDYDEGLVSFYDVEARVHLYSATGCTFREPLYPFLCPCGGKNSAPLIISPVNQTD from the coding sequence atggcctctgctaacgcttcctggtctgaggagaacttttcttgttccatctgtctggatgtgttcagcagtccagtttccacaccatgtggacacaacttctgcagaacctgtattaatAAGTTCTGGGATGGACAAGtccagtacaaatgtcctgtttgcaacaaGGTTTTCGACACTAGACCTGATCCACAGGTCAATATCCTTGTATCAGAGCTGGCTGCTCAGTTTAGAACGACCGTACaagtaaaagagcagccttgtgttgaatcatcagaagttccctgtgacgtctgtactgggagccagctgaaggctgtgaagtcctgcctggTGTGTTTGGTCTcctactgccaaacccacctggaacCGCATCAGAGAGTCAcaggcctgaagaaacatcggctggtcgagcctatggaccgtctggaagacaggatgtgtaagaaacacaacagacttctggagctcttctgccagactgaagaggtgtgtgtgtgtcagtcctgCACAGAGGGTGACCAcaggtcccatcctgttgtacctctaaaggaggaatatgaagtgaagatggcccagctggggaagatggaGGCTGAAGTTtcgcagatgatccaggagagaaaagTAAAGATTAAGGAGATCAGAGACGCGGTAGAACGTAGCAAAgcagatgcagacagagagatagccgatggtgtgcaggtcctcactgctctgatgcgctgcattgaaaagtgccaggatgaTCTCAACAAAATGGTTAAAGACagactgaaatccacagagaaacaggctgaagacctcatcaaagagctggagcaggaaatagaagatctggccaatagaagctcagaggtgaagcagctctcgcACACTAAAGACCTTCTCCACTTcatccaggccttcagatccctgaaggatcctccacccaccagggactggacgacggtggaggtccgtcctccgtcatacgtagcgaccttgaggagatccctagATCAGCtcgaggagacactgaacatggagatgaagaagctacGTGATGATgttgaactgaagagggtccagcagtatgaagtagatgtgactctggatcctgatacagctcatcccagGCTCATCTTGTCTGGGGATGGGAAACAAGTCCATGATGGAGGTGTAGCGAAgaaactcccagacaaccctaagagattgaCATATTATGCATGTGTGCTTatgaggcagagcttctcctcagggagattttactttgaggtccaggttaaagacaagactgcatGTTATTTAGGAGTGGTCAGAGAGTCCATCAACAGAAAAGGTTGGACCAGGTGGACCCCTGAGACGGGCTACTGGACTCTCTACTACGACAAGGATGGGTTGGTATTTAATGGTAATCctgctgtccgtctccctctgagagctgagctccagaaggtgggggtgtttgttgattatgatgagggtctggtctccttctatgatgtggaagccagggttcatctcTACTCTGCTACCGGCTGCACCTTCAgagagcctctctatccattcctctgTCCGTGTGGAGGAaaaaactctgcccccctgatcatctcacctgtcaatcaaacagactag